GTTCGGTTAGTCCAGCCTTGGTCTCGTAGCAGACTCCGTTATTTCGGTCATGACACCTTTCGCGGGTGCTTTCCAGCCCGAAGCTCTGTCGTTCGTCGTTAAACAGGTCTAGGTGATTGACAAAAACCAGTGCGGCGGACACAAAAAGCCGAAATCACATTGGCGAGGAAAACTTAACCCGCAAACAGTGGAGTTCATCCATTATGTATGCCTTGGTTCTCGATAAAAACAAAAAACCGCTAGACCCGACCCATCCCGCTCAAGCCAGAAAAATGCTAAAAGCAGGACGAGCCAAGGTCTTTCGTCGTTANNNNNNNNNNNNNNNNNNNNNNNGAAAATTGCGTAACTCATAATCATCAACTTAAAATTGACCCCGGTTCAAAAACCACGGGATTAGCCATTCTTCAGGACAACCGCAAACCACCTATTATATCTCCCACCCTCGGTACGCTCAATACCTCCAAACCAACCATAACTGATACAATTTCCCTGTATACAGTCCGTTAAACCCATTCATTGTACGTTTTTCATGGCCGACCAAAGTTCTACTCGCAACGAGGCGGAAGTTCGCGCTCAGAAAATAGAAAAACTGCGATCGCTTGGCATAGAACCCTATCCGAGTGTTCGTTT
This DNA window, taken from Geitlerinema sp. PCC 9228, encodes the following:
- a CDS encoding RRXRR domain-containing protein; amino-acid sequence: MTKTSAADTKSRNHIGEENLTRKQWSSSIMYALVLDKNKKPLDPTHPAQARKMLKAGRAKVFRR